In the Colletotrichum lupini chromosome 1, complete sequence genome, one interval contains:
- a CDS encoding Wos2, whose protein sequence is MSATTQTPEVLWAQRSSSSDASKNFVYLTITVPDVPKSSLKVDLKPTGLSFSGTSDSLKRSYAVDLELYAEIDPAESKVNHTGKNVEFKLQKKELKEEYWPRLLKEAKKVHFLKTDFDKWVDEDEQDEAAEEDFSQFGGMGGMPGMGGPGGGDFGGIDFSKLGGGGAPGMEGLGDMEDEEDDEDDDDMPALEGEEDDGKAAPAADKAAAK, encoded by the exons TTCTATGGGCCCAGCGCTCCAGCTCTTCAGACGCCTCCAAGAACTTCGTCTACTTGACGATCACCGTTCCCGATGTTCCCAAGTCCAGTCTCAAGGTCGACCTGAAGCCTACCGGCCTGTCCTTCAGTGGTACCTCCGACTCTCTGAAGCGCTCGTATGCCGTTGACCTCGAGCTGTACGCTGAGATCGACCCCGCTGAGAGCAAGGTCAACCACACCGGCAAGAATGTCGAGTTCAAGCTCCAGAAGAAGGAACTCAAGGAGGAGTACTGGCCTCGCCTGCTCAAGGAGGCCAAGAAGGTCCACTTCCTGAAGACCGACTTTGACAAGTGGGTCGATGAGGACGAGCAGGATGAGGCTGCCGAGGAGGATTTCTCTCAGTTCGGCGGTATGG GTGGCATGCCTGGTATGGGTGgccccggcggcggcgacttCGGCGGCATCGACTTCTCCAAgcttggcggcggcggcgcaccGGGTATGGAAGGCTTGGGAGATATGGAGGACGAGGAAGATGATGAGGATGACGATGACATGCCTGCCTtggagggcgaggaggacgACGGCAAGGCCGCACCTGCTGCTGACAAGGCTGCTGCGAAATAA
- a CDS encoding RNA recognition domain-containing protein, whose product MSGKLDQSLDEILSTQRRSAGGPGRRSQRRSTGGRPAAAAPVGGVQKTSRPARGAAANKPNAAKPAQGSGDSKVIVSNLPKDVNEQQIKEYFLTSVGPIKRVDISYGPNSVSRGIANITFREADGASKAFQKLNGLLVDNRPIKIEIVVGASQAANVIPPAKKTLAERTTQPKAQPKAQPKSAANNKRNNNSNNANAGKGGPAAAGTGGKKPRAKRTGRPAKKTAEELDSEMADYFESGANPNENAAAPAPAPAATNGDAAMEDEIM is encoded by the exons ATGTCTGGAAAGCTTGACCAGTCTCTCGATGAGATTCTCTCGACCCAACGCCGTTCTGCCGGCGGACCCGGCCGTCGCTCTCAGCGTCGATCCACCGGTGGTCGCCCTGCGGCCGCTGCCCCTGTCGGCGGTGTTCAGAAGACATCGCGACCTGCGCGcggcgccgccgccaacAAGCCTAATGCCGCCAAGCCTGCGCAAGGCTCTGGTGACAGCAAGGTCATCGTGAGCAACCTG CCCAAGGATGTCAACGAGCAACAGATCAAG GAGTACTTTCTCACATCAGTTGGACCCATCAAGAGAGTTGACATCTCTTACGGACCCAACTCTGTTAGCCGCGGCATTGCCAACATCACATTCCGCGAGGCGGATGGCGCTAGCAAGGCCTTCCAGAAGCTGAACGGTCTTCTCGTTGACAACCGCCCGATCAAG ATTGAGATCGTTGTTGGCGCTTCTCAGGCAGCCAACGTCATCCCTCCTGCCAAGAAGACTCTTGCTGAGCGCACCAC ACAACCCAAGGCTCAGCCCAAGGCTCAGCCCAAGTCTGCTGCCAACAACAAGCGCAACAACAATAGCAACAACGCGAACGCCGGCAAGGGTGGCCCTGCCGCTGCTGGCACTGGTGGCAAGAAGCCCCGTGCCAAGCGCACCGGCCGTCCTGCAAAGAAGACGGCCGAGGAGCTTGACTCCGAGATGGCCGATTACTTCGAGTCTGGTGCCAACCCCAATGAGAACGCCGCTGCCCCCGCACCTGCCCCCGCAGCCACTAACGGCGACGCTGCTATGGAGGATGAGATCATGTAA